One window from the genome of Leptidea sinapis chromosome 24, ilLepSina1.1, whole genome shotgun sequence encodes:
- the LOC126971599 gene encoding T-complex protein 1 subunit delta: protein MAPKAGGDSAKVNSSVYKDKSKPTDIRRSNINAAKAVADAIRTSLGPRGMDKMIQSSKGEVTITNDGATILKQMSVIHPAAKMLVELSRAQDIEAGDGTTSVVVIAGALLDAAEKLLQKGIHPTVISDGFQKALQMALQVVEGMATPVDLNNEEDLLKAAATSLNSKVVSQHSTILAPIAVQAIRAVMELIPGGVGARVDLRDVKVTERIGGTVEDTELVQGLVIAHRAANVNGPHRIEKAKVGLIQFCISPPKTDMDHNVIVSDYAAMDRVLKEERQYILNIVKQIKKAGCNVLLVQKSILRDALSDLAVHFLDKIKTMVIKDIEREDIEFVCKTLGCRPIASLDHFTAENLVNVDLVEEVNESGGKYIKMTGCAGGGRTVSLVVRGSSGAVVAEAARSLHDALCAVRCVARRPALLAGGGAPEAAAAAALTRAALAAPGADHYCLRAYADALEVIPSTLAENAGLNPIETVTELRAAHAGGSGGDSGAGVNVRRGRVTDMRQESVLQPLHVTASALALATETVRAILKIDDIVNTIN from the exons ATGGCTCCTAAAGCTGGTGGAGATTCTGCAAAAGTTAATTCTTCGGTTTACAAAGATAAAAGTAAACCAACTGATATTCGGCGCAGCAATATAAATGCCGCTAaag CTGTTGCTGATGCTATCAGAACAAGTTTGGGTCCCAGGGGTATGGATAAGATG ATACAATCATCAAAGGGTGAAGTTACAATAACAAATGATGGAGCTACAATTTTGAAACAGATGAGTGTTATTCACCCAGCTGCAAAAATG TTAGTTGAGTTATCCCGGGCCCAAGATATAGAGGCTGGAGATGGTACAACATCTGTGGTGGTGATAGCAGGAGCTCTACTTGATGCTGCTGAAAAGCTGTTGCAGAAAGGAATTCACCCAACTGTTATATCTGACGGATTCCAGAAGGCTTTGCAAATGGCTTTACAG GTTGTAGAGGGCATGGCCACACCAGTAGATTTAAATAATGAAGAAGATCTCCTGAAAGCAGCCGCTACATCGTTGAATTCAAAAGTAGTTTCTCAACATTCTACAATTTTGGCACCAATTGCAGTTCAGGCAATCCGTGCAG TTATGGAACTCATACCTGGAGGAGTGGGTGCTCGTGTGGATCTTCGTGACGTCAAAGTCACTGAACGCATTGGAGGCACAGTCGAAGATACTGAGTTGGTTCAAGGACTTGTTATAGCACATCGTGCTGCAAATGTAAATGGACCTCACCGTATTGAAAAGGCCAAAGTTGGACTTATCCAGTTCTGCATTTCACCACCAAAAACTGAT atGGATCACAATGTTATTGTTTCTGATTATGCTGCAATGGACCGAGTGCTTAAGGAAGAGcgtcaatatattttaaatatagtaaagCAAATTAAGAAGGCTGGTTGTAATGTACTTCTCGTTCAGAAATCTATCTTAAG GGACGCATTGAGTGACTTAGCAGTACATTTCTTGGATAAAATAAAGACAATGGTCATTAAAGATATCGAGCGCGAAGATATTGAATTTGTGTGCAAGACATTAGGATGTCGTCCAATTGCATCTCTTGATCACTTTACTGCTGAGAATCTGGTAAATGTAGATTTGGTGGAAGAAGTGAATGAATCGGGTGGAAAATATATCAAg ATGACGGGGTGCGCGGGCGGCGGGCGCACGGTGTCGCTGGTGGTGCGCGGGTCGAGCGGCGCCGTGGTGGCGGAGGCGGCGCGGTCTCTGCACGACGCGCTGTGTGCCGTGCGCTGTGTGGCTCGCCGGCCCGCGCTGCTGGCGGGCGGGGGCGCGCCCGaggccgccgccgccgccgcgctcACCCGCGCCGCCCTCGCCGCGCCCGGCGCCGACCACTACTGCCTGCGAGCCTACGCCGACGCGCTCGAAGTGATCCCCTCCACGCTCGCCGAGAACGCCG GTCTGAACCCCATCGAGACCGTGACTGAGCTGCGCGCGGCGCACGCGGGCGGCTCGGGCGGCGACAGCGGCGCGGGCGTCAACGTGCGCCGCGgccgcgtcaccgacatgcggCAGGAGAGCGTGCTGCAGCCGCTGCACGTGACCGCGTCCGCGCTGGCGCTGGCCACCGAGACCGTGCGCGCCATACTCAAGATAGACGACATT gtAAACACCATTAACTGA
- the LOC126971571 gene encoding ribonucleoside-diphosphate reductase large subunit: protein MVGKMNRLYVLKRGGRMEEVHIDKITSRLKKLCYGLNMDFVDPVSITLKVISGIYSGVTTVELDNLAAETAATMTTDHPDYAVLAARVAISNLHKETKKHFSDVISDLYNIVNPHTKKRSPMISDFHYNVVMNNKEKLDSAIVYDRDFKYNYFGFKTLERSYLLRINNKVAERPQHMLMRVAIGIHGEDIDAAIDTYNLLSEKYFTHASPTLFSAATPRPQLSSCFLLAMKDDSIEGIYDTLKQTALISKSAGGIGLHVHCIRAKGTYIAGTNGVSNGLVPMLRVYNNTARYVDQGGNKRPGAFAIYLEPWHADIFEFLDLRKNTGKEEVRARELFYALWIPDLFMKRVENNENWSLMCPHDCPGLADCWGEEFEQLYEKYEQEKRYVKQVNAQILWKSIIEAQVETGNPFMLYKDACNRKSNQKNLGTIKCSNLCTEIVEYTSSDEVAVCNLASIALNMFVKNDKTYDFDKLKDVTKTITKNLNKIIDVNFYPVPEAKNSNLRHRPIGIGVQGLADAFVLMRIPYESEKALELNQKIFETIYYGALEASCELAERDGVYSTYEGSPASQGILQYDMWNKIPTDLWDWAKLKEKISKHGLRNSLLLAPMPTASTAQILGNNESFEPFTSNIYQRRVLSGEFQVVNHHLLRDLTQAELWDDDMKNLIIHNNGSIQNIDAIPKEIKDLYKTVWEISVKTTIQMAADRGAFIDQSQSFNIHVAEPNYGKLTSIHFHSWKMGLKTGMYYLRTKPAVNAIQFTVDKSKVKVTNGKPENEEADLSMIACSLLNKDQCLSCGS from the exons ATGGTTGGAAAAATGAATAGACTCTACGTCTTAAAACGAG gAGGCAGAATGGAAGAAGtacatattgataaaattacaTCTCGATTAAAGAAGCTTTGTTATGGCCTTAACATGGACTTTGTAGATCCT gtGAGCATTACTCTCAAGGTAATTAGTGGAATATATTCTGGAGTAACAACAGTTGAACTTGATAATCTAGCTGCCGAAACTGCTGCAACAATGACTACAGATCACCCAGACTATGCAGTACTTGCTGCCCGAGTTGCAATATCCAACTTACACAAAGAGACTAAGAAGCATTTTTctg ATGTAATATCGGACTTATACAACATTGTCAACCCACACACAAAGAAAAGATCACCCATGATATCAGATTTCCATTACAATGTTGTTATGAATAACAAGGAAAAACTGGACTCTGCAATTGTCTATGATCGtgattttaaatataactattttGGTTTCAAGACTCTTGAGCGCTCATACTTACTTAGAATTAACAACAAg GTTGCTGAGAGACCTCAACATATGCTTATGAGAGTAGCCATTGGAATTCACGGTGAAGACATTGATGCTGCCATTGATACTTACAATTTAttgtcagaaaaatattttactcatGCCAGTCCCACTCTCTTCTCTGCTGCCACTCCTCGTCCTCAGCTTTCATCTTGTTTCCTTTTAGCAATGAAGGATGATAGCATAGAGGGAATATATGATACCCTTAAACAGACTGCTCTGATTTCAAAGTCAGCAGGAGGAATAGGCCTCCATGTACACTGTATTAGAGCAAAAGGAACATATATAGCTGGTACAAATGGTGTTTCTAACGGACTTGTACCTATGTTGagagtttataataatactgcAAGATATGTTGATCAAGGAGGTAACAAGAGACCAGGTGCTTTTGCTATTTATTTAGAACCATGGCATGCAGATATTTTTGAATTCTTGGATTTGAGGAAAAATACAGGTAAGGAAGAGGTTCGGGCAAGGGAATTATTCTATGCTTTATGGATACCAGATTTATTTATGAAACGAGTGGAGAATAATGAAAACTGGAGTCTTATGTGTCCACATGACTGTCCGGGTCTTGCTGATTGTTGGGGAGAAGAATTTGAGCAgttatatgaaaaatatgaaCAAGAAAAAAGATATGTAAAGCAAGTTAATGCACAgattttgtggaaatccatcATAGAGGCTCAAGTGGAGACTGGGAATCCCTTCATGCTTTATAAAGATGCATGTAATAGAAAAAGCAATCAGAAAAATCTTGGCACTATAAAATGTAGTAACCTTTGTACAGAAATAGTTGAATATACATCAAGTGATGAAGTTGCTGTTTGTAATTTAGCATCAATAGCATTGAATATGTTTGTGAAAAATGACAAAACATATGATTTTGATAAGCTGAAAGATGTAACAAAAACTATAACTAAAAATCTCAATAAGATAATAGATGTAAACTTTTATCCAGTGCCTGAAGCCAAAAATTCAAATCTCAGACATAGGCCTATTGGGATTGGGGTCCAAGGCCTGGCAGATGCATTTGTTCTAATGCGTATTCCTTATGAAAGTGAAAAAGCTCTAGAGCTTaaccaaaaaatatttgaaaccatttattaTGGTGCTTTAGAAGCTAGTTGTGAATTAGCTGAAAGAGATGGTGTCTACAGTACATATGAAGGCTCTCCTGCAAGTCAGGGAATATTGCAGTATGATATGTGGAATAAGATACCTACAGATCTCTGGGATTGGGCAAAACTTAAagaaaaaatttcaaaacatgGTCTACGCAACTCATTATTACTTGCCCCAATGCCTACTGCATCTACAGCACAAATACTTGGAAATAATGAATCGTTTGAGCCATTCACTTCAAACATTTACCAGAGAAGAGTTTTATCAGGAGAGTTCCAAGTTGTCAATCATCATCTCCTTAGGGATCTTACACAAGCTGAATTATGGGATGATGATATGAAGAATTTAATAATCCATAATAATGGTTctatacaaaatattgatgcaatTCCAAAAGAAATAAAGGACTTGTACAAAACGGTTTGGGAGATATCAGTGAAAACAACTATTCAAATGGCCGCTGACCGAGGTGCATTTATTGATCAAAGTCAATCCTTTAATATTCATGTTGCAGAACCAAATTATGGAAAGCTTACTTCTATACATTTCCATTCTTGGAAAATGGGGCTCAAAACAGGGATGTATTATCTACGTACAAAACCGGCAGTTAACGCGATTCAGTTCACAGTTGATAAATCAAAAGTTAAAGTAACCAACGGGAAACCGGAAAATGAAGAAGCTGACTTATCAATGATAGCATGCTCATTATTAAACAAAGATCAATGTTTGAGCTGTGGATCCTAA
- the LOC126971669 gene encoding uncharacterized protein LOC126971669: MVKTMGTSVQAGSESTDSGNKEGLGITTSSTIGTSVQASSESTNSGNKEGLGISTPSSRTHNEDDGATSIQHTSQQKIMGDVALTPTNRCYTPQIMNPHSALTSLTPMASAANQVKNSVKLQNCISTVSLGCELKLLDIYFRTRYSEYNPSRFHGVVMKIMEPRTTALVFRSGKIVCTGARNEHEAYIAARKFTRIIQKLGFPVKFLSYKVQNFIATADLRFPIRLEALQQAHGQFTSYEPELFPGLVYRMVRPRVVLLIFVNGKIVFTGGKSRNEIYESLDIIYPILRSYRKN, from the exons ATGGTCAAAACCATGGGAACAAGTGTTCAAGCCGGTTCAGAAAGCACAGATTCTGGAAATAAGGAAGGACTTGGTATAACAACATCATCAACCATAGGTACAAGTGTTCAAGCAAGTTCAGAAAGCACAAATTCTGGAAATAAGGAAGGACTCGGTATATCAACTCCTAGTAGCAGAACTCACAATGAAGATGATGGAGCCACAAGTATACAGCATACAtcacaacaaaaaataatgggGGATGTAGCACTGACCCCAACAAATAGATGTTATACACCACAAATTATGAATCCTCACAGTGCCCTGACATCTTTAACTCCAATGGCAAGTGCTGCTAATCAAGTGAAAAACAGTGTAAAGTTGCA AAACTGCATCTCTACAGTGAGCTTAGGAtgtgaattaaaactattagaCATATACTTTCGTACAAGATATTCGGAGTATAATCCGTCAAGATTTCATGGAGTTGTTATGAAAATTATGGAGCCTCGCACCACAGCTCTTGTATTTAG GTCTGGTAAGATTGTGTGCACTGGAGCTAGAAATGAACATGAAGCTTATATAGCTGCAAGGAAATTTACTAGGATAATACAGAAATTAGGCTTTCCG GTAAAATTTCTAAGTTATAAAGTTCAAAACTTTATTGCAACTGCAGATTTAAGATTTCCCATAAGACTAGAAGCACTGCAGCAAGCACATGGTCAGTTCACATCATATGAGCCGGAGCTGTTTCCTGGTCTTGTGTATCGAATGGTGCGTCCAAGAGTGGTACTATTGATATTTGTCAACGGGAAAATCGTATTTACAG gtGGAAAATCACGAAATGAAATATACGAGTCCTTAGACATAATATACCCGATACTAAGAAGTTACAGGAAGAATTAG
- the LOC126971704 gene encoding barrier-to-autointegration factor — translation MSSTSQKHRNFVAEPMGEKPVTDLAGVGEVLGKRLETAGFDKAYVVLGQFLVLKKDRELFQEWMKETCSANSKQSADCYQCLKDWCDEFL, via the exons ATGTCGAGTACTTCACAAAAACATAGGAACTTCGTTGCGGAGCCTATGGGAGAAAAGCCAGTAACAGATCTAGCAGGTGTTGGAGAAGTTTTAGGTAAAAGGTTGGAGACAGCTGGGTTTGACAAg gCCTACGTTGTTTTGGGTCAATTTTTAGTCTTAAAAAAAGACCGTGAGCTTTTTCAAGAATGGATGAAAGAAACCTGTAGTGCTAACTCAAAACAATCTGCTGATTGCTACCAATGTTTGAAGGACTGGTGTGACGAATTTTTGTAG